A region from the SAR86 cluster bacterium genome encodes:
- the gspM gene encoding type II secretion system protein GspM: protein MIDFINNLNSREKKLLLAVSALIFFIIFWMIISNLFGEFKISKQNLNKSKSDYEYVYKKANMLKKTYLSNNLELDLFLQSLNKDAEIFDIKNLAIKEIENGLSLQFQAENRNRAIEYVVFVTNNNYLQPSKLNIKKGNDIYNVVFEIIQS from the coding sequence ATGATTGATTTTATAAATAATCTTAATAGTAGAGAAAAAAAATTATTACTTGCAGTTTCAGCATTAATATTTTTTATTATATTTTGGATGATTATTAGTAACTTGTTTGGTGAATTTAAAATTTCAAAACAGAATCTTAATAAATCTAAAAGCGACTATGAGTATGTTTATAAAAAAGCAAATATGTTGAAAAAAACTTATCTAAGCAATAACCTTGAACTAGATCTATTTTTACAAAGTTTAAATAAGGATGCTGAAATATTTGATATTAAAAACCTTGCAATAAAAGAAATAGAGAATGGGTTAAGTTTGCAGTTTCAGGCCGAAAATAGAAATAGGGCAATTGAGTATGTAGTCTTTGTTACAAATAATAATTACCTCCAACCTTCAAAATTAAATATTAAAAAGGGCAATGATATTTATAATGTCGTTTTTGAAATAATTCAGTCCTGA
- the gspI gene encoding type II secretion system minor pseudopilin GspI, which produces MEQLKQESQNTKGFSLIEIVVALVILSTSIIVIYQVILSTSISVYSIEDKYLAKEVTNNRVALMNTLEKPLRPQTRDGKMIMGGKEWIWEEEYILSASKEFLEFTIMVKREDSESYAYKFSGYIVNE; this is translated from the coding sequence ATGGAACAATTGAAACAAGAATCTCAGAATACTAAAGGTTTTAGTCTAATAGAAATTGTTGTAGCTCTAGTAATATTGAGTACTTCAATTATTGTTATATACCAAGTAATTTTATCCACTAGTATTTCTGTATACAGTATAGAAGATAAATATCTTGCTAAAGAAGTTACCAACAATAGGGTGGCCCTTATGAATACCTTAGAGAAACCACTAAGACCTCAAACAAGGGATGGAAAAATGATTATGGGTGGGAAGGAATGGATATGGGAAGAAGAATATATTCTTAGCGCTTCTAAAGAATTTTTAGAATTTACGATTATGGTAAAAAGAGAAGATTCAGAAAGTTACGCTTACAAGTTTTCAGGATATATAGTGAATGAATAA
- a CDS encoding prepilin-type N-terminal cleavage/methylation domain-containing protein has product MNKGFTIIEVLVSLVILAAIAVISSNILQSAIDTEQKSTSQLNSIKELNLASSILRRDIRQIINVPSRDFFGESENGTFISNNNSNKFSFNTRISSLSNEISPIKKVDYVYEDNMLIRRQFYSSNPYNADDFNEYVLLKDISEMEMSFLYGNRWYRLWPIDVISSRKIPKLIRLEFKISGKEYSWLIEPNITYAFQG; this is encoded by the coding sequence ATGAATAAAGGTTTTACAATTATTGAAGTTTTAGTGTCATTGGTAATTTTGGCAGCTATCGCTGTCATATCATCAAATATTTTACAATCAGCAATTGATACAGAACAAAAATCTACGAGCCAACTTAATAGCATAAAAGAGTTAAATTTAGCATCCTCAATTTTAAGAAGAGATATTAGACAAATTATAAATGTTCCCTCAAGAGATTTTTTTGGAGAATCTGAAAACGGAACATTTATATCCAATAATAATTCCAATAAATTTAGTTTTAATACTAGGATCAGTTCTTTATCTAATGAAATATCTCCGATTAAAAAAGTAGATTATGTTTATGAAGACAATATGCTCATAAGAAGACAATTTTATTCATCAAATCCTTATAATGCTGATGATTTCAATGAGTATGTTTTGCTTAAAGATATTTCTGAGATGGAAATGAGTTTTTTGTATGGCAATAGATGGTACCGATTGTGGCCAATTGATGTAATTTCTAGTAGAAAAATTCCAAAATTAATAAGATTAGAATTTAAAATAAGTGGTAAAGAATATTCTTGGTTAATTGAACCAAACATAACATATGCATTTCAAGGATAA
- a CDS encoding type II secretion system protein GspK, with protein MLLSSVAALMGNNLLISLKRAAYLEFQTSSLNLFRNIESIALKRIKTELNFNKVLLSKQNTLFREKIFFENDLGLVDAEIKDFSNCFNINSLVTKTTKDFVPNKNSVNALKRYLFLMEVDNNVIEEIIDQVIDWIDTNSNPRAFGREDYYYTGPLNNPKEYTSRRIFYSIDEIKMLPALKNVDWSIFSNFCALPYYKSLKININTLEPEDTFLLSSIMPNIALSEAEYIISSIPDEGIRSLEELSQLFPDKNFSDPLGEISFFSNIFNLETKVTYKDYTSLSNSIIFYNKNNGYIISRIYDGI; from the coding sequence ATGCTATTATCATCAGTTGCAGCCTTAATGGGCAACAACTTGCTGATCTCATTAAAAAGAGCGGCATATCTAGAATTTCAAACTAGTTCATTAAATTTATTTAGAAATATAGAATCAATAGCTTTAAAAAGAATTAAAACCGAACTCAATTTCAATAAAGTTTTATTGAGTAAGCAAAACACATTATTTAGAGAAAAAATATTCTTTGAAAATGATCTTGGATTAGTTGATGCAGAAATTAAAGATTTTTCTAATTGTTTTAATATAAATTCCCTAGTAACCAAAACAACTAAAGACTTTGTTCCAAACAAGAATTCTGTAAATGCTCTAAAAAGATATCTTTTTTTGATGGAAGTCGACAACAATGTAATCGAAGAGATTATAGATCAAGTAATTGATTGGATTGATACTAATTCAAATCCACGTGCGTTTGGTCGGGAGGACTATTATTATACAGGGCCGTTAAATAATCCAAAAGAATATACGTCCAGACGAATTTTTTACTCAATCGATGAAATAAAAATGCTACCCGCATTAAAAAATGTAGATTGGAGTATTTTTAGTAATTTTTGTGCACTCCCATATTATAAAAGTTTAAAAATTAATATTAATACTCTTGAGCCAGAAGACACCTTTCTTTTGAGCTCAATCATGCCAAACATTGCATTAAGCGAAGCTGAATATATTATTTCGTCAATTCCCGACGAGGGTATTAGGAGTCTTGAGGAGTTAAGTCAATTATTTCCAGATAAGAATTTTTCAGATCCGCTAGGTGAGATTTCTTTTTTCTCCAATATATTTAATTTAGAAACTAAAGTTACTTATAAAGATTACACATCTTTATCGAATAGTATAATTTTTTATAATAAAAATAATGGGTATATAATCTCACGAATCTATGATGGTATTTAA
- the gspG gene encoding type II secretion system major pseudopilin GspG — MNRTKNKGFTLIELMAVLVILGILATIVVVNVSPVFQRANLEKIKADMAQTSKALELYKFNELTYPSTSQGLDALVMPHNELNNPFLYPEGGYISSIPSDPWGREYIYEYPPRRSLKFDLYTLGADGQEGGTGENSDIGNWMQEN; from the coding sequence ATGAATAGAACTAAAAATAAAGGTTTTACGTTAATTGAACTCATGGCTGTTTTAGTTATATTGGGAATTTTAGCCACCATTGTTGTTGTAAATGTATCACCAGTTTTTCAAAGAGCTAATCTTGAAAAAATTAAAGCTGATATGGCTCAGACATCTAAAGCTCTAGAATTGTATAAATTTAACGAATTAACATATCCTTCCACCTCCCAAGGCTTAGATGCTCTTGTTATGCCTCATAATGAATTAAATAATCCTTTTTTATACCCTGAGGGTGGTTACATATCATCCATTCCAAGTGATCCGTGGGGTAGAGAATATATTTATGAATATCCTCCAAGGCGTTCATTAAAGTTTGATTTATATACACTAGGAGCAGATGGTCAAGAAGGAGGTACTGGTGAGAATTCAGACATTGGCAATTGGATGCAAGAAAACTAA
- a CDS encoding phosphatase translates to MKIASIDIGTNAIKSKIFNTSPTSIEFIDGVRTPIRLGSDVFKDGHLSETILEELVNALLNYQKEFEKNDIKMYEIVATSAFRDSENSEKARRYVENKINHPIRIISGLEEAKLIRFHPRAQDSKNRIYVDVGGGSTELYIFQNKKHIIQSFQLGAVRNMTRSDTKEEWDRLSKWLVNQKNITTLMGLGGNIRTFLNINNTKKMSSKQFIENLNQLKLKDFQEKIDLYNFAMDRADVIDYALEIYKLIVNKLGIKKIRATKWGVSDSIAVKTFHELYSKKITIYQD, encoded by the coding sequence ATGAAAATTGCTTCAATTGATATAGGCACCAATGCGATTAAATCTAAAATTTTTAATACAAGTCCAACTTCCATAGAATTTATTGACGGAGTTAGAACCCCGATTAGATTAGGATCAGATGTATTCAAAGATGGGCATCTCTCAGAGACTATTCTTGAAGAACTAGTTAATGCTCTTTTGAACTATCAGAAAGAATTTGAAAAAAATGATATAAAAATGTATGAAATTGTTGCAACGAGTGCATTTAGAGATTCTGAAAATTCAGAAAAAGCAAGAAGGTATGTTGAGAATAAAATTAATCATCCAATAAGAATTATATCTGGCCTTGAAGAAGCAAAATTAATACGCTTTCATCCAAGGGCGCAAGATAGTAAAAATAGAATTTACGTTGATGTTGGAGGTGGGAGCACTGAGTTATATATTTTCCAAAACAAAAAACATATTATCCAATCTTTCCAACTTGGTGCAGTAAGAAATATGACCAGAAGTGATACAAAAGAAGAATGGGATCGATTATCAAAATGGCTAGTGAATCAAAAAAATATAACAACTTTAATGGGCTTAGGTGGAAATATAAGAACATTTTTAAATATTAATAACACAAAAAAGATGTCATCTAAACAATTTATCGAAAACCTTAATCAGTTAAAGTTAAAAGATTTTCAAGAAAAGATAGATTTATATAATTTTGCAATGGATAGAGCAGATGTAATAGATTATGCTCTTGAAATCTATAAATTAATTGTAAATAAATTAGGTATTAAGAAAATTAGAGCAACAAAATGGGGAGTGTCTGATTCAATTGCAGTAAAAACTTTTCATGAACTTTACTCGAAGAAAATAACTATTTATCAGGACTGA
- a CDS encoding type II secretion system F family protein, whose protein sequence is MPTYNYTALDNDGKKKKGILSATSEREARKLVKGLNLTPLNIFEPTNFFNKSTKIKSKDIVIMTRQLATLLEASTPIIDAIKITADQINNKKLATIMYSLREDIIQGKRLGQCMSKYPLVFSDTYISLVSAGDASGNLDIIFNNLADYLEESAKIKQKVFSALTYPIVLIGFSIVVIISLLVFVLPQVVGQFVKAGAELPLITKILLSLSNNIFFIVIGLLIIIFVATFAYKKYVSNMKNLLKVHKFLVEIPVAGKFFLISELERFSSTMSLLLESGTNLDKALGEASKIFSNKYLSSLIINAKNDVVEGKDFIFSLKSTNIFPDIFIQLVSSGYKSGNLIKMFDKVSNFFKNEIDSKRSIFLSLLEPVVIIFMGGFIMLIVLAILIPIMQMNTLALG, encoded by the coding sequence ATGCCGACATATAACTATACAGCGCTTGATAACGATGGAAAAAAAAAGAAAGGGATATTAAGCGCAACATCAGAAAGAGAGGCCAGAAAGCTAGTCAAGGGTTTAAATTTAACACCTCTTAATATCTTTGAACCTACAAATTTTTTTAATAAATCAACTAAAATAAAATCAAAAGATATCGTTATAATGACGCGTCAATTGGCAACATTATTAGAAGCAAGTACGCCCATTATTGATGCGATTAAAATTACTGCAGATCAGATAAATAATAAAAAACTTGCTACTATTATGTATTCACTTCGTGAAGATATAATTCAGGGAAAAAGACTAGGGCAATGTATGTCAAAATATCCATTAGTTTTTTCAGATACATATATTTCCCTTGTCTCAGCTGGCGATGCATCTGGCAACTTAGATATTATCTTTAATAATCTTGCAGATTATCTAGAAGAGTCTGCAAAAATTAAACAAAAAGTTTTCTCTGCATTAACATATCCAATTGTATTAATCGGATTTTCTATTGTTGTGATTATTTCTTTATTAGTCTTTGTTTTGCCACAGGTTGTAGGTCAATTTGTTAAAGCTGGCGCTGAACTACCTTTAATAACAAAAATATTACTATCTCTATCAAATAACATTTTTTTTATAGTAATTGGATTACTAATAATAATATTTGTAGCTACTTTTGCTTACAAAAAATATGTATCAAATATGAAAAACCTATTGAAAGTGCATAAGTTTTTAGTAGAAATCCCAGTTGCTGGTAAGTTTTTTTTAATATCTGAACTTGAGAGATTTTCTAGCACAATGTCTTTATTATTAGAATCTGGAACAAATTTAGATAAAGCTCTAGGCGAGGCATCAAAAATATTTTCTAATAAATATTTATCTTCATTAATCATAAATGCAAAAAATGATGTTGTAGAAGGTAAAGATTTTATTTTTTCGTTAAAGAGCACAAATATATTTCCTGATATTTTTATACAACTTGTATCGAGTGGTTATAAATCAGGTAATCTAATAAAAATGTTTGATAAAGTATCTAATTTTTTTAAAAATGAAATCGATTCAAAAAGGTCGATATTCCTGTCATTATTAGAACCAGTTGTTATTATTTTTATGGGTGGATTTATTATGTTAATAGTTCTAGCTATACTAATACCAATAATGCAAATGAATACTTTAGCCTTAGGATAA
- a CDS encoding type II secretion system GspH family protein: MRIQTLAIGCKKTKNGFTLLELLVVLMIIGISTTLIVINSDLSSTFIKKNSTYERTFNYLSEESILTGKIIGWYINENDEWSNYINFDGTSDNKSRITKMPSTNTISTNYKKTFKYFDGIEIDISKDSGQIPLIIFYPSGENSGGILKIFKSELIEEIIIKKNGTIETRISEY; the protein is encoded by the coding sequence GTGAGAATTCAGACATTGGCAATTGGATGCAAGAAAACTAAAAATGGCTTTACTTTATTAGAGCTACTTGTAGTTTTAATGATAATAGGAATATCAACAACTCTAATAGTAATAAATTCAGACCTATCAAGTACTTTCATAAAAAAAAATTCGACCTACGAAAGAACATTTAATTATCTTAGTGAAGAAAGCATATTGACCGGTAAGATTATTGGTTGGTATATAAATGAAAATGATGAGTGGTCAAATTATATTAACTTTGATGGCACAAGTGACAATAAAAGCAGAATCACAAAAATGCCAAGTACCAATACAATTAGCACAAACTATAAAAAAACATTTAAATATTTTGATGGTATAGAAATCGATATTAGCAAAGATTCAGGACAAATACCTTTGATAATTTTTTATCCTTCAGGAGAGAATTCTGGTGGCATTTTAAAAATATTTAAAAGTGAATTAATTGAAGAAATAATAATTAAAAAAAATGGAACAATTGAAACAAGAATCTCAGAATACTAA